Proteins encoded together in one Citromicrobium bathyomarinum window:
- a CDS encoding MauE/DoxX family redox-associated membrane protein, with amino-acid sequence MTKTAKLYRMVMDKHVCPYGTKSKWLLEQEGYQVEDHHLVTRAETDAFKDEHGVKTTPQTFIDGERVGGYEALRKFLGKKVKNPDETSYRPVLAVFAVAAAFAITLSLGLLDGLSMRTVEWFVALSMGMLAMLKLQDVEQFSTMFVGYDLLGRRWVPYAYAYPYLEATAAVLMAAHLLPWLSIPIALFIGTVGAVSVFYAVYVQKREIKCACVGGGSNVPLGFVSLTENLAMIAMGIWMLLRALL; translated from the coding sequence ATGACAAAGACCGCAAAACTCTATCGCATGGTGATGGACAAGCACGTGTGCCCTTACGGCACCAAGTCCAAATGGCTGCTCGAGCAAGAGGGCTACCAGGTCGAGGATCATCACCTTGTCACTCGTGCAGAGACGGACGCGTTCAAGGACGAACACGGGGTCAAGACGACCCCGCAGACCTTTATCGATGGCGAACGGGTCGGCGGGTACGAGGCACTGCGCAAGTTCCTCGGCAAGAAGGTCAAGAACCCGGACGAGACCAGCTATCGCCCCGTACTAGCGGTGTTCGCCGTTGCGGCGGCCTTTGCGATTACGCTCAGCCTCGGGCTGCTCGATGGCCTCAGCATGCGCACGGTCGAATGGTTCGTCGCGCTGTCGATGGGCATGCTCGCCATGCTCAAGCTGCAGGATGTCGAGCAATTCTCGACCATGTTTGTCGGCTACGACCTGCTGGGCCGCCGATGGGTGCCCTACGCCTACGCCTATCCCTATCTTGAGGCGACGGCTGCGGTCCTGATGGCCGCGCACCTGCTGCCCTGGCTCTCAATCCCCATCGCGCTGTTCATTGGCACGGTCGGCGCGGTCAGCGTTTTTTACGCCGTCTATGTGCAGAAGCGCGAGATCAAGTGCGCCTGCGTCGGCGGGGGCAGCAATGTGCCGCTGGGCTTCGTGTCGCTGACCGAGAACCTCGCGATGATTGCCATGGGAATCTGGATGCTGCTACGCGCGCTTCTCTGA
- a CDS encoding SDR family oxidoreductase, translating into MTALTRRTLLAGAAATGVLAATATHAQGDMVVSKPDLAGKSVLITGCSSGFGRLGAEHYAKLGAKVFATMRNLPRPEADELRTLAAEKNLDITVIEIDVLSDEQVAAGVAEAERLNGGGIDVLVNNAGIGISGPVEVQDMEATELIFGTNVLGAHRMARAVLPGMRKKGGGLIVPISSQLGRVIVPFAGHYSATKFALEAMSEQLAYELVPHNIEVSIIEPGGYPTEVWVNRNIYTAALKRRAEDLHTDGYPQVVASMGTEDGSGRSANPLDIPAAIARIIAMPAGTRPLRTAVHPGAKPQTRINAVSAETQLNWLGGSGYGPLIKAVHNVD; encoded by the coding sequence ATGACCGCCCTCACCCGCCGCACCCTGCTTGCCGGAGCCGCCGCGACCGGCGTGCTCGCCGCCACCGCCACCCACGCGCAGGGCGACATGGTCGTCTCGAAGCCCGATCTTGCGGGCAAGAGCGTGCTGATCACCGGCTGTTCTTCGGGCTTCGGCCGCCTCGGGGCGGAACATTATGCGAAGCTCGGCGCGAAGGTGTTCGCGACGATGCGCAACCTCCCCCGGCCCGAGGCGGACGAACTGCGCACGCTGGCCGCCGAGAAGAACCTCGACATCACCGTGATCGAGATCGACGTCCTGTCCGACGAGCAGGTTGCCGCCGGCGTTGCCGAGGCGGAGCGGCTCAATGGCGGCGGGATCGACGTGCTGGTCAACAATGCCGGGATCGGGATTTCCGGACCGGTCGAGGTGCAGGACATGGAGGCGACCGAGCTGATCTTCGGCACCAATGTGCTGGGCGCACACCGGATGGCGCGGGCCGTGCTGCCCGGGATGCGCAAGAAGGGCGGCGGGCTGATCGTGCCCATCTCCAGCCAGCTAGGCCGCGTGATCGTGCCTTTCGCAGGGCATTATTCGGCAACCAAGTTTGCGCTCGAGGCGATGAGCGAACAGCTCGCCTACGAACTGGTGCCGCATAATATCGAGGTCTCGATTATCGAACCCGGTGGCTATCCCACCGAAGTCTGGGTCAACCGGAATATCTATACTGCCGCACTCAAGAGGCGCGCCGAGGACCTCCATACCGATGGCTACCCCCAGGTGGTCGCCAGCATGGGGACCGAGGACGGATCTGGCCGCAGCGCCAATCCGCTCGACATACCCGCAGCGATCGCGCGCATCATTGCAATGCCGGCAGGCACGCGCCCCCTGCGCACCGCAGTGCATCCCGGTGCGAAGCCGCAAACCCGGATCAATGCGGTTTCCGCCGAGACGCAGCTCAACTGGCTGGGCGGATCGGGCTACGGTCCGCTCATCAAGGCGGTGCACAACGTCGACTGA
- a CDS encoding 50S ribosomal protein L25/general stress protein Ctc — MSDAITLPAETRDRAGKGASRALRREGRVPAVIYGGKEEPTPIHVEERELVRQLDTGHFMNSIIELEVGGKKVRTLPKDVALHPVTDRPEHVDFLRLTKGAKVDVSVPVVFVDEEESPGLKKGGVLNVVRHELELVCEADKIPGEITISVKGKEVGDSIHISEVDLPKGSESAITDRDFTIATLVAPSALKKAEGAEGEDEVTETEVIEQHAETVEGEDDQVVDGE; from the coding sequence ATGAGCGACGCCATCACCCTGCCGGCCGAGACGCGCGACCGGGCTGGCAAGGGAGCCTCCCGGGCACTGCGTCGCGAAGGCCGTGTCCCCGCCGTGATTTATGGCGGCAAGGAAGAACCCACCCCGATCCACGTCGAAGAGCGCGAACTGGTTCGCCAGCTCGACACCGGTCACTTCATGAACTCGATCATCGAGCTTGAAGTCGGCGGCAAGAAAGTGCGCACCCTGCCCAAGGATGTTGCGCTGCACCCCGTCACTGACCGTCCCGAACACGTGGATTTCCTGCGCCTGACCAAGGGCGCGAAGGTGGATGTGAGCGTCCCCGTCGTGTTCGTCGACGAAGAAGAATCGCCCGGCCTCAAGAAGGGTGGCGTGCTCAACGTCGTCCGTCACGAGCTGGAACTGGTCTGCGAAGCGGACAAGATCCCCGGCGAGATCACGATCAGCGTCAAGGGCAAGGAAGTCGGCGACTCGATCCACATCAGCGAAGTCGACCTGCCCAAGGGCAGCGAATCCGCGATCACCGATCGCGACTTCACCATCGCCACGCTGGTTGCTCCGTCCGCCCTCAAGAAGGCCGAAGGCGCCGAGGGTGAAGACGAAGTCACCGAAACCGAGGTCATCGAGCAGCACGCCGAGACCGTCGAAGGCGAAGACGACCAGGTGGTCGACGGCGAATAA
- the ychF gene encoding redox-regulated ATPase YchF, which produces MGFKCGIVGLPNVGKSTLFNALTQTQAAQAANYPFCTIEPNVGQVAVPDDRLDKIAAIGGSAKIIHTQLAFVDIAGLVKGASKGEGLGNQFLANIREVDAIVHVLRCFEDDDIQHVNNKVDPIADAEVVETELMLADLESVEKRVENAKRRATSGDKEAKALASVLGQALDFLKDGKPARLVEPGDDEEARLFEQAQLLTAKPVLYVCNVAEEDAAQGNALSKLVAEKADAEGAQSVVVSAAIESELVEMEPEDRAEYLGELGLEESGLAKIIRAGYKLLGLQTFFTVGPKEARAWTFPAGAKAPQAAGEIHTDFERGFIRAETIAYDDYVTLGGESGAKEAGKLRQEGKEYLVQDGDIMMFKFNV; this is translated from the coding sequence ATGGGTTTCAAATGCGGTATCGTCGGCCTGCCCAATGTCGGCAAGTCGACGCTGTTCAACGCTCTGACGCAGACGCAGGCCGCGCAGGCCGCGAACTATCCGTTCTGCACGATCGAGCCCAATGTGGGCCAGGTCGCGGTGCCCGACGACCGGTTGGACAAGATCGCCGCGATCGGCGGCAGCGCCAAGATCATCCACACCCAGCTGGCCTTCGTCGACATCGCCGGTCTGGTGAAAGGGGCCAGCAAGGGCGAAGGCCTCGGCAACCAGTTCCTCGCCAATATCCGTGAGGTCGATGCGATCGTCCACGTGCTGCGCTGCTTCGAGGATGACGATATCCAGCACGTGAACAACAAGGTCGATCCGATCGCCGACGCCGAAGTGGTCGAGACCGAGCTGATGCTGGCCGATCTGGAAAGCGTCGAAAAGCGGGTCGAGAATGCCAAGCGCCGTGCGACCAGCGGCGACAAGGAAGCCAAGGCGCTCGCCAGCGTGCTCGGCCAGGCGCTCGATTTCCTCAAGGACGGCAAGCCCGCGCGTCTGGTCGAACCGGGTGACGACGAGGAAGCGCGCCTGTTCGAACAGGCGCAGCTGCTCACTGCCAAGCCGGTGCTCTACGTATGCAACGTGGCCGAGGAAGATGCAGCGCAGGGCAATGCGCTATCGAAGCTGGTGGCCGAGAAGGCCGATGCGGAGGGCGCGCAGAGCGTCGTCGTCTCCGCCGCCATCGAATCCGAGCTGGTCGAAATGGAGCCCGAAGACCGCGCCGAATATCTTGGCGAGCTGGGCCTTGAAGAAAGCGGTTTGGCAAAAATCATCCGCGCCGGATACAAGCTGCTCGGCCTGCAGACCTTCTTCACCGTGGGCCCGAAGGAAGCGCGCGCGTGGACCTTCCCCGCCGGTGCCAAGGCGCCGCAGGCGGCGGGCGAGATTCACACCGATTTCGAACGCGGCTTCATCCGCGCCGAAACCATCGCCTACGACGATTACGTGACGCTGGGCGGCGAATCCGGAGCCAAGGAAGCCGGCAAGCTGCGGCAGGAGGGCAAGGAATACCTCGTGCAGGATGGCGACATTATGATGTTCAAATTTAACGTCTGA
- a CDS encoding CPBP family intramembrane glutamic endopeptidase, producing the protein MPGRATLLALLTGQTLFFTAVGLALWTLSGRPARSFVTFGQNEFLIGALLAGVLVLLAAATFYGLPKVAEYLIRAQAENFAFLEKPMPFSAIVWISLGAGIGEEALFRAGVQTLAADYVGAPLAIALGAALFAVVHFAKPAVAAIILVIGVLLGCVFWITGSLLAVMIGHALYDVFALWYVQKEMHRLGVFGQDEKSTSSTE; encoded by the coding sequence ATGCCGGGCCGGGCCACCCTGCTGGCGCTGCTGACCGGGCAAACGCTGTTCTTTACCGCAGTCGGCCTCGCCCTGTGGACCCTTTCGGGCCGCCCCGCCCGGTCCTTCGTCACCTTCGGTCAGAACGAATTCCTTATCGGAGCGCTGCTGGCGGGCGTCCTCGTCCTGCTGGCGGCCGCGACATTCTACGGCCTGCCGAAAGTCGCCGAATATCTGATCCGCGCGCAGGCAGAAAATTTCGCCTTCCTCGAAAAGCCCATGCCCTTTTCCGCAATCGTGTGGATTTCGCTGGGCGCAGGGATTGGCGAGGAAGCGCTGTTTCGCGCGGGCGTGCAGACGCTGGCGGCCGACTATGTCGGCGCCCCGCTGGCCATCGCGCTGGGCGCTGCGCTATTTGCGGTCGTACATTTCGCCAAGCCGGCGGTGGCGGCAATCATCCTCGTCATCGGGGTGCTCTTGGGCTGCGTGTTCTGGATCACCGGTTCCTTGCTGGCGGTAATGATCGGCCACGCGCTCTACGATGTGTTCGCCTTGTGGTATGTGCAGAAGGAGATGCACCGGCTCGGCGTGTTCGGGCAGGATGAGAAGTCCACATCATCGACGGAGTAA
- a CDS encoding DUF1206 domain-containing protein: MVDKSEKFSWLVRVGYFSRAVLYTVVGLIALTSAGRIAEGTAGIFKAIEDFPAGIAILWIMVLGLFGYALFRFCSPLFDIENEGSDAKGWGKRIGHAGSAIGHLALAWSAFKFATNRNSGGGGAQEAAAGVLGVEFGGIVIGLLGLTFFIAAFNQAKKGITGSFMNRISPQAPDFTRMIGGAGYLARAVVFVVIGWSLVGAGFMSKGSDQVKTIGDAVASLADDGIWFTITAIGLLLFGLFSFILARYRIIPDLGSEGKVPEFRAG; this comes from the coding sequence ATGGTCGATAAATCCGAGAAGTTCAGCTGGCTCGTGCGGGTGGGCTATTTCAGCCGCGCGGTGCTTTATACCGTGGTCGGGCTGATCGCGCTCACCAGCGCGGGACGCATTGCCGAAGGTACCGCAGGCATCTTCAAGGCGATCGAGGATTTCCCGGCGGGCATCGCGATCCTGTGGATCATGGTCCTCGGCCTGTTCGGCTATGCGCTGTTCCGCTTCTGCTCGCCGCTGTTCGATATCGAGAACGAAGGGTCGGACGCCAAGGGCTGGGGCAAGCGGATCGGCCATGCGGGGAGCGCCATCGGCCACCTCGCGCTGGCATGGTCCGCGTTCAAGTTTGCGACCAACAGGAATTCCGGCGGCGGCGGCGCGCAAGAGGCTGCTGCGGGCGTGCTCGGCGTGGAATTCGGCGGCATCGTGATCGGCCTGCTCGGCCTCACCTTCTTCATCGCCGCGTTCAATCAGGCGAAGAAGGGCATCACCGGCAGCTTCATGAACCGGATCAGCCCGCAGGCACCCGATTTCACCCGGATGATCGGTGGCGCTGGTTACCTCGCGCGGGCGGTGGTGTTCGTGGTGATCGGCTGGTCGCTGGTTGGTGCCGGGTTCATGTCCAAGGGCAGCGATCAGGTGAAGACCATCGGCGATGCGGTGGCCAGCCTTGCCGATGACGGCATCTGGTTCACCATCACCGCGATCGGCCTGCTGCTGTTCGGCCTCTTCAGCTTCATCCTTGCCCGTTACCGGATCATCCCGGATCTGGGTTCGGAAGGAAAGGTGCCCGAATTCCGCGCGGGGTAA
- a CDS encoding ectonucleotide pyrophosphatase/phosphodiesterase translates to MTFIARFAGAALYAALALLATAAPATAQPADPDRKPVTILISIDGFRTDYLDRGITPNLSALAARGASAPMKPSFPTKTFPNHYTLVTGLRPDNHGIVSNNMIDPRRPGVRFSLGDARQALDPFWWDEAEPLWVTAERAGIRTATMFWPGSEVAIRTIRPSDWNRFDQNIDERQRVETVLDWMRRPAEIRPRFVAMYFDRIDTDGHHFGPDSAELNAAVAEVDSQIGYLIDGLAALGQQADIIVVSDHGMRAVDAARTIDLDALLAPESYLLVDSGPFAAIEPAAATDRTVYDALLTPHDHMQCWQKDDIPARLEYGTNPRVAEILCLAEPGWTIRRGAPREKMSGGTHGWDNEDPQMQALFIAAGPRISTTTPVRNLDNVDVYALLAALVGVAPQPNDGDEDALVLFAAPEPGADRLLE, encoded by the coding sequence ATGACCTTCATCGCCAGATTCGCCGGGGCAGCGCTGTATGCGGCGCTCGCCCTCCTCGCCACTGCCGCGCCCGCTACGGCCCAGCCCGCCGACCCGGACCGGAAGCCGGTCACGATCCTGATATCGATCGACGGTTTCCGGACGGACTATCTGGATCGCGGGATCACCCCCAACCTCTCCGCGCTGGCGGCACGCGGGGCGAGTGCGCCGATGAAGCCGTCCTTCCCGACCAAGACCTTCCCCAACCACTACACGCTGGTGACCGGCCTCAGGCCCGACAATCACGGGATCGTGTCGAACAACATGATCGACCCGCGCCGCCCCGGAGTGCGCTTCAGCCTTGGGGACGCGAGGCAGGCGCTCGATCCGTTCTGGTGGGATGAGGCCGAGCCTCTGTGGGTCACCGCCGAACGAGCGGGGATCCGCACTGCGACCATGTTCTGGCCCGGTAGCGAGGTCGCAATCCGCACGATCCGCCCCTCCGACTGGAACCGCTTCGACCAGAACATAGACGAGCGTCAGCGGGTCGAGACGGTACTAGACTGGATGCGCCGTCCGGCGGAGATACGCCCGCGTTTCGTGGCGATGTATTTCGACAGAATCGATACGGACGGGCACCATTTCGGCCCCGACAGCGCTGAACTCAACGCCGCCGTCGCAGAGGTCGACAGCCAGATCGGCTATCTGATCGACGGTCTGGCAGCGCTGGGCCAGCAGGCGGACATCATCGTCGTCTCCGACCACGGAATGCGCGCGGTGGACGCGGCGCGGACGATCGACCTCGACGCGCTGCTCGCTCCGGAAAGCTACCTGCTGGTCGACAGCGGGCCCTTCGCCGCAATCGAGCCCGCGGCGGCAACCGACCGCACGGTCTACGACGCGCTGCTGACCCCGCACGATCACATGCAGTGCTGGCAGAAGGACGATATTCCCGCGCGTCTTGAGTATGGGACCAATCCGCGCGTGGCCGAGATCCTTTGCCTCGCCGAGCCGGGCTGGACCATCAGGCGCGGTGCGCCGCGCGAAAAAATGTCCGGCGGCACGCATGGGTGGGACAACGAGGATCCGCAGATGCAGGCGCTGTTTATCGCCGCCGGCCCGCGTATCTCCACGACCACGCCGGTCCGCAATCTGGACAACGTGGACGTCTACGCGTTGCTCGCCGCGCTGGTCGGGGTAGCTCCCCAGCCCAATGATGGCGACGAGGATGCGCTCGTGCTGTTTGCCGCACCGGAACCGGGGGCCGATAGACTGCTTGAATAA
- the pth gene encoding aminoacyl-tRNA hydrolase has product MQIWTGLGNPGPRYALHRHNIGFMACDVIAETHDFGPVQKKFQGWVQEGRIGNQKILLLKPATFMNESGRAVAEALRFYKLEPEALTVFHDELDLAPFKVKVRMGGGLAGHNGLRSINQHLGPDFRRVRIGIGHPGHKDRVTGHVLGNYAKAEMDDLATMLGAMASEAHWLADGDDARFMNDVALRIQD; this is encoded by the coding sequence ATGCAAATCTGGACCGGCCTCGGCAATCCTGGACCGCGCTATGCGCTCCACCGGCACAATATCGGCTTCATGGCGTGCGACGTCATTGCCGAAACGCACGATTTCGGGCCCGTGCAGAAAAAGTTCCAGGGCTGGGTGCAGGAAGGCCGGATCGGCAACCAGAAGATCCTGCTGCTCAAGCCTGCGACCTTCATGAACGAAAGCGGCCGCGCGGTCGCCGAGGCGCTGCGGTTCTACAAGCTGGAGCCCGAGGCGCTGACCGTGTTTCACGACGAGCTCGACCTCGCGCCGTTCAAGGTGAAGGTGCGCATGGGTGGCGGGCTGGCCGGGCACAACGGATTGCGCAGCATCAACCAGCACCTCGGCCCCGATTTCCGCCGCGTGCGGATCGGCATCGGCCATCCCGGGCATAAGGACCGGGTGACCGGCCATGTGCTGGGCAACTACGCCAAGGCGGAGATGGACGATCTGGCCACCATGCTCGGCGCAATGGCGAGCGAGGCGCATTGGCTCGCCGATGGCGACGATGCGCGCTTCATGAACGACGTCGCGCTGCGGATACAGGACTGA
- a CDS encoding MaoC family dehydratase yields MKYYEDLEVGSKVSFGHYEVTREEVIEFATKYDPQPFHLSDEAAAQTYFGRLSASGWHTSAMTMRMMVEHFSTEQMASLGSPGIDELRWLKPVYPGDTLRVEGELIEKRQSRSKPHMGFTKNRQTTFNQHDEPVMTMISNGIIQVRDPDAIAD; encoded by the coding sequence ATGAAGTACTACGAGGATCTGGAAGTCGGCTCGAAAGTGTCTTTCGGACATTACGAGGTCACCCGCGAAGAGGTGATCGAGTTCGCCACGAAATACGATCCGCAGCCTTTCCATCTGAGCGACGAGGCTGCTGCGCAAACCTATTTCGGACGGCTATCGGCAAGCGGGTGGCACACCAGTGCCATGACCATGCGGATGATGGTCGAGCATTTCTCGACCGAGCAGATGGCATCGCTCGGGTCGCCGGGAATCGACGAACTGCGCTGGCTCAAGCCGGTCTATCCGGGCGACACGCTGCGGGTCGAAGGCGAACTGATCGAGAAGCGCCAGTCGAGGTCGAAACCCCACATGGGCTTCACCAAGAACCGTCAGACCACCTTCAACCAGCATGACGAGCCGGTGATGACGATGATCAGCAATGGCATTATCCAGGTGCGCGACCCGGACGCCATAGCCGATTGA